The proteins below come from a single Streptomyces tubercidicus genomic window:
- a CDS encoding cold-shock protein: protein MASGTVKWFNSEKGFGFIEQDGGGPDVFAHYSNIAAQGFRELLEGQKVTFDVTQGPKGPQAENIVAA, encoded by the coding sequence ATGGCTTCCGGCACCGTCAAGTGGTTCAACTCGGAAAAGGGCTTCGGCTTCATCGAGCAGGACGGCGGCGGCCCCGATGTCTTCGCCCACTACTCGAACATCGCCGCGCAGGGCTTCCGTGAGCTCCTGGAGGGCCAGAAGGTCACCTTCGACGTGACCCAGGGCCCCAAGGGCCCGCAGGCGGAGAACATCGTCGCCGCCTGA